The Diceros bicornis minor isolate mBicDic1 chromosome 1, mDicBic1.mat.cur, whole genome shotgun sequence sequence AGCGCACCAAAGGCGCACACTCTCCCGCACGCTCATCGAGATACACGCACACTCCCGCCGGCGGGTCAGAGTTTTCAGGTATGGCGATGATCGTCTAGGGCTGAGGGTCTTGGGCCCCGGGGATAGGAGGCTGGAGGTcccgggctgggggcggggggcgagACTGTCCCGCCTCCTGGCGCCGGAGGCCAACGCGGCTCAGGCGCTGCGCCACTCCGGCTCGGGTCCCGTTCTGGGCGCCGGCTGAGGGCGGGAGCTGCGTCCTGCAGCCGAGTTGTGCGGGGAAGCACCCTCTCGCCGGGTTCAACAGTGCAGGGGTGGGAGCTGGGCGTCTCAGGCTAGAAGGCAAGGCAGAGCGCACACAGCTCCCTCCGCGCGGCTTCAGAGTAAACTTTGCGCCCCAGCGGAGTTTGGAGGAGGGAGACGCCAAACCCAGTTGCCGCTGGCGGAGCCAAGGGCTCGGGCTCTCGCTCCAGGGTCTTGGCGGCTGTCCTCCCCGCCCCTTTCGCACTAGGCCTTTGGCTCGGCTCACGCGCACCCTcttctctgccctctgccctcagctTGAGGCGTCGGACATGCTGAAGCCCGGAGACCCCGGCGGCTCGGCTTTCCTCAAAGTGGACCCAGCCTATCTGCAGCATTGGCAGCAACTCTTCCCGCACGGCGGCGGCCCGCTCAAGGGCGGCGGCGCCGCGGGTCCCCTGGGCGCGCCGCAGCCTCTTCAGCCGCCGCCGCTGCCCCAGGAGCGCGCTGAGCCTCCGCCGGACAGCTTGCGTCCGCGGCCTGCCTCGCTCTCCTCCGCCTCCTCCACTCCGGCTTCCTCCTCCACCTcggcctcctctgcctcctcctgcgccgccgccgccgccgctgctgcgCTCGCGGGTCTCTCGGCCCTTCCCGTAGCGCAGCTGCCGGTGTTCGCGCCTCTGGCCGCTGCCGCTGTCGCCGCGGAGCCGCTGCCCCCCAAGGACCTGTGCCTCGGCGCCGCTTCGGGCCCGGGGCCCTCTAagtgcggcggcggcggcggcggcggcggcggggatgGCCGGGGCGCTCCGCGCTTCCGCTGCAGCGCCGAGGAGCTGGACTATTACCTGTACGGGCAGCAGCGCATGGAGATCATTCCGCTCAACCAGCACACCAGCGACCCCAACAACCGTACGTAACCGCAGCCCGCGCGCTCTTTCCTGGGGCGCTGGCGCCGTCGAGCACGGGCGCCCGTCGGGGAGGCGGGTCGGATGAGGGGGACACCGGGTGGTGGGCTGGTCCAGGCCGCGGACCCGCACCTCCCAGACCACGTGGCAAAAGTTTTCTGGCattagagaaggaaggagaacgGATAGGATGACCGGGCGGCACCTCGGGGTTACCTCTTCCCTCTCCACGCATCGTCTGCTTTGCAGCCCCAAGTCTTTAGGGCTCTAGTTGCTCGTGGACCAGAGCGTACAGATCTCCGCCCTCCCGCGGATGGGGCAGCGCGCGATTAGCGGTGCCGGGGCCGGGCCCAGCCTGGCCTTAGGGGGGACAAGGGAGGGACGCAGCGTTTCTGGGGGGCGTGGATTCCAGGGCTTGTTTCTCCGTCTGTCTACCTTCTCTCTGGAGTTAACTGTGTCAGCTCATTTTCGGGCCGCGGGGCTGTCGGGGGTACCGACCGGGAGCTGCTGGCTGGCCCAGTGTTGCTGGGATAGGAGTTTTGGATGCCACTGGGTCAGTTTTTCCCGAAGGCAGGTATTATTCTtaggtttattatttatttaggaggaggaaaagaaaaaataccagCTGCCCTCTGAGAAAAATTTCCCGTCTTCAGGGCTGGGTCGTTCCCTGCGGATCCCGCGTTCTCCGTGCACCCTTGATTCTGCAAACGTTCGCAATCGGTAGCCACCCTTGTTggcttatgtattttttaaaaattagggtgACAGTAATTTAGTATAAGAGGCTTACTCTCCTTGTCCCCAAGTAAACAGCAAATGCCTAATTAAACATTAGGTTTCGTCTAGTTTAAATTCTTATATTCATATTTTCGAATGCTTATCACAAGTACAGTTCCATTTTGAGGTTTTGAAGCAAAACTCTAAATGAAGACCAAGAATGTGTATTACTTTATATCCGCTTCTTTTTGGTAATTTCAGAAGTTATGATATGTTTACACCTAACATGTTGGGATAAATGCTAAATATACTTCCAGAGACCTCTGGAGAGAACGTTAAAGCAGGTTGAATCAGGTTGAAAGCAATATAGGATTTGAAAGATCAGTACTCAGCTCTTTTCTTCATCTCACTCTTTCATCTAGCTTTTGTAGGAGGAAAGTTGATCATAAATATGTGTTCTTATTCTATTTTGAATAAGTCCCTTCTTGCACAATGTCTACCACTCTATGAACTTCTTAATTCGTTGTAAAAGCAAAATAACTTTCCCTTCTAGTTATTCAAAGGACTCCCAAAGTCGGTACTCTGATGAAAAACACTGGGCATGAGCCTAGTGATCGAGGTGTATTAACCTTTTCATAATGGCTGGAGATAACTGTCCTGATGGAGATGATTATTACTAACAAAAAGAGCAGTTGtctttacttttttccttcctaGAGTCTAAAGGTAAAGTACTCATTTAAAATGAGGGTTTCAACTCGAATTTGCTCTGCAATTAAGAAGACTTGTATTTCAAAGTttcagaaaattttataaaattatattgccctaatggattttaaaaaatacttagctCCTACTGAATTTCTTGAATGTGTTTTCAAAGCAgtcctttaaaaatgtgaaataaataagaattttttttactgctaagtgaaatataGTCATTGTGGGCTGAGAGTGCTTCATCAAGCTTGCAGTTTCTCCTCTGAATTAAATAAGTGCTGGAAAAGACACCAGCAGTGCACCCCGAAGTCCTGGCAGTGTGCTGAGCTCCCTATACTGTTTACAGTGCAGTCTTGAGGTTCAATACATTTTCACCAGAGAAAAACCTAGACTAATCAGAGAAATAATTGGGATAGATTCCTAATTAATATATAGCTGTTGAACCAGTTTATTGCCTAGGTAACTTTTTTCTGTGGCTGGAGGAAATGAattatgatttatttaaattattcctATTGTGTTAATCTTCTGGCATCCCCTTTTGAGTTCACTGGACTGCTTCAGTGTGCAAAGTGCAGGGGAAAAGACCAAAgggaaaggaagtcagattctCCTATTAGAGTTACACTTCACGTTGCTCCCTAATTAATGGGCaattgagaaagaaaatagaaagctgAGGTAGCTCTGTGTAATGCTGGGAGACCAGGTCTCTCATTCTTTCAGGAACTTCTCTGGGCAAGCGTAGGAACTTATTTTAAACCATGGGATGTGTTTCTACAAAGATGAGGTGAGAAGTGATTGAGTTTAATCTAGCTAGGGGCTCAAAACAAATCAGAAATCCAAAGGATGGGAAACTTTTTTTCCCTTGGCGGGGGAAGTTGGTATGTTTGTTACTTGAAAGGAGGTGAAAATCAGAGCTTCTCCCCATTTCCAGGtagtgtggggtggggggtgaggtgaGAGGTGGGTGGAAGGGAAGCACCTATTAATTTCTCACCTAAGATTTCCCTCGGTTTCCTCTCAGTCTTTGCCATCTCCCTCTAAAGGAATTTGTGACGTGACCACTCAGCCTTGCTTCATTTTGTTACTTTGTATTGaatcaaaacttttttttcttacaagGAGAAGAAAGGGGGCTCCttacttctctgttcctttcgaAGAGTAACTTTTTGCTTCGGATCAGCAACCCAGTAAACTTGTAAATCAGTAATAGTAGTTTCACCTTGAAACTTGATTGGCGTCTATGGCCAATGCCACAGTGAAGGCTTAGTGAAGGTTTTGTAGCTCTGTTTGAcacaaaaagatttaaaaacagaaactatACAAGCTAGCCCGGGTGAGTTCTTCCAGTGTGTTACTGTTACCTAACCCAGGTATCAATTTATTCTATGATTGAAGTACACTTTCCACTGAAGCTCTGAATGCTTAGCTGCCTCTTCTTTCATCTCTTTCAAGTCCGGTGGGGAGTTGTGTAATGTAAATGGGGGATGGggccctttcttcctcttcttgtattACTACTCTCATTTGCTGGTGGGTTGCCTGAAGCCATTGATGCGGTCAGGCTCCGTCTCAGTGGCCTCTTCTCGGGTTCTAGGAGCTGGTGCCTTGAGACCCTGGCCCTACTCTTGGAAGATAGCGAGAGGCCGCCACGGGGCGCGCCTGGCTGTTGTTTGTACGGAGACAGCCGAGCCAATTCGCTTTTCATACCTTTTTGTGAAGATGTTTCTCCCTCGTACCGGGTAGGGAGGCGGGAGCTAAGGTCTCCGGGAGTCTCTCTGCCGATAGTCGGGCCACTCTGCAACTTCCGCTGCTGGATGTCTCTGTTTCCTGCAGTTTTAGGGGAGCCCTGCTGCGCAGGGAACAGCGCCGAGAACAGCGCTGGCGTGTTCACAGGTGTGGGAGTAGGGCCTGAGGCTCTCCAGTTGGTAGCGCCACCCTCTCCAAGGttttggggagaggggctgggggagagaagGAAATCTGGGCCCACCACTGATTTGTCCGGTTGAGAGGGCAGGGAAAGAGATAAAGGAGAGCGAGTATTTTCTGACCTTCCCTAATCTCTTCCCACCCAGTTGGAAAACGCAGGTCCTGTTTGGGAAGCTCCGAGCCCAGTGACCCACCAGCAGGCTTTCCTGCCACCGAGGCACACTCGCTGCGCTCCTCCCGCCCAGCGTCCCCGCTGTCAATGGCCAGCAAGCGACTTAGATTTCAGACCCGGTCCCTAGTGGGAGCGAGGCTCGGCGTCAGTGTGGCCTATTGtattgttctatttttctttttctcttttctctctttttgtgtgcAGGCCCAGCCCCATCCCATAACACACATGATTTAGTTATTTTACATCATTCGTTATCTAGCGCCCTGAAACTGAACATAGAGCCATATATTAGATTGAGGTTAGAAGAGGTGGCGACTGTTTATTTAAGGTGATAAAATGGTCCATCAGCAGTAATCTCCATCGATATGTGCCATCAGGAGATGAAGGATGAGGGGACAAGCCACAATTAATTGCCCTATAGTTTTGTAGGAGAGAGTGGAGCCAGCCCAGACCCGCTTCGATCTCCTCTCGCGCCTCCTATTCATCATCTCTGCATTGTATATGGCGGCCTCGCAGGGGCAGGGCCGGCGAGGTTTATCTCCGCGCAATATTCTCTCGCCCTCTCACACTGGCGCTcccatttaatttattaatacaGTCATCGGAAGACAAATAAAATCcacatttcctccctccctctttctcattcctcctcccctccacccccattttttctctccctcttggaCCCAGGGCCAAGCCGAGCAGGGAAAGCCCAGAGCATCTGCGATTCGTAAGGAGCTTTAAACTCGCCTACAGGGAGAATCCTTGAGAAGGTTCTGCGTGAGCTGGGCCGCCCCGCGAGGGCGCGACCACAATGGGCTCCCCTTCCCGGTGGCCGGGCTAACCCGCCTCGCCTCTAGACCTGCTCCGGGGAGCCTAGGAGACTCTTGCCGGGTTGGAAGAAGAGGGCCGGGTGGGTGGTGGGGTGCGGTGGGGGCTCTGGAAAGCTGATGGCGGCGGCCACGTCTGGTCTTGCAAGAAAGCCCTTCGCTGGATGGAAGGGGGCGAGGCCTTCAATATGCAGACTAGGTGCGGGGGCCGCCAGCCGGCGGGTGCCTGACCGCCCACACCGCCGCGCATAGCCCACTGCCATCCCATCTAGCCAATTGCGCGCGGAGGGCTAGGGCAGCGGGCTGGGTGGGATGAGGCCGTGAACTCTGGTGCCAGAGGGTCCCAGGCGCCGTGCTctgcctgccctctgcccctTCGGCCAGCCCCCGGCGACCCCGCGGCCCGTGTCGCCCGTGCCTGCGCCCAGAGCGCACGCAGCGCTGCCAGCAGGCGGCACTCCCCGGGCCGCGTCACCGGGCGGGGATCGATGGGCGCCGGCCCCCTGGGCTCGGCCTGTGGGGCTGAGGGCCGCGACCTCGGCGGCGGCGGTCGTGGAGGATTTATAGGCCAGCAGTTACTGCCGCCCAGGCGGGGAGGCAGGCTTTTCAGCTGGTCCTTGGTTTTTCCAGAGGGACGGGTGAGGGCAGGCGAAGGCGGTGCAAAGGCGTTGGGCAGCAGAGGCCTGGCGTGGTGGGTGCTGCCCGCGGGTCCCGACTCCGCCTGCGCCCACACGCGCCTGTCGGCCTCTCCAGACACCAAAAAAGCTCTGAAACGTTTTATATTTCGCCTTTCCTAGAAGGAGAAATGAAATGCCAGAAAAGAAAACCATAGCCTGCTTTGCCCCCTTTACCTAAAAATAGATCCATTTTCAATTACAGAAGTAGTACATGCACTTGCAAAAGCATGCAAACCATACGGAACGATATGGAACGAAGAGTGAAAGTGTGCTCTTCACTCCGCTTGGCCTGGCCATCTGAAGTCAGTGGGTGAACAAGCCTGTAACTTCACGATACCGCCTTCCCTTATTCAGGGACTCATAAACAGGAGCATTAACAGATCTATTAAAGATAGAAAGGGACCATGATCTTTTATATTCCCTAATGCTAAGTTGGCATTTCAAAGTCTCTTGCTTGGAGAATATAATTTTTCTCACAGATATAGAAAAACCCTTATGAATAATAATTATGAACTTGTACAAAAACTTACCCTGATTTTAAGAGAAAGCAGGAACAGCATTTGCCTCCTCTTTATGGATACAAATAGACTTGTATTACATATTGCTTGGCATGGAATGctgtgtgtaatatatatatatataatacatatatatatatttatgtgtagtTTGGGCATCTAGCCTGCTTCTCCCTCAGACCTTTTCATGTAGGTGTTTATGGCTCGCTGTCTAGAAAATGCTCTGCTAGAATGTTTGCCTACTTGCGCCACATTTGTCAACCCCAAGTAATCAGTTACTTATTTTAAGCATCCTCAAGCTCCTTTGGGACTCCAAGACATGAGCCAGAAGCCAAATGTTTTCAGCAGCGGAGGTTTTgtgtattaaaaaacaataacgtTGGGATATAACATGTACTTTGATGTAACTGGTCAACTTTTCTGGCAGAATATTTTGATATAGCATGAAGTggtttataaatttaaaagactCATGTTGGGTGGACTAATTAAAGTGAATTGGCCTTGCCTACTCTGCTGTGGACCTAACATATAGGTGGTCTTCTAAATATTAGGAGAGCCTCAGCCTTTCACTCTGCAAAAGGGCTACTATTAAGTTTTTTCAATACCTCCTGGCGACACATGAAACTTAGTAAGTTGAAGAGAGCTGTAGAGGACTCCGTCAAGAAAGGACTAGCCGTAGTTTTTTCATGCATAACAAATGTCGGGAGTGTGCTTGCTGTTCTGGGGTTCGTGGCTGAAATTGCTACTTTTGCTCCTTATTTTATTACTGATGTAGTTGGTGTGATATTAGGTGTTGTGGAGTTGTTGGAAGTTGACAGAATCTCTGGTATGGATTGTTAAGGGAGTGAATACCAAACACTCTTGCTTCTCACCCTTTGTTTCATTGAGACAATCAGAAAAGGAAAGTTAAGCCACTCCCTGgggtaaattatttttatttttatgggcaTTTTGCCTTTGCttattgtcatttattttaagCTATTTTTGCTAAGGTGCTGGAAGACCATCTCTGAAGTTAGGCACTGAAATTCAAAATTATGGACATTATCTATTTACTTTCCAATTCATTCTCTTATTTTAACCCCAAACGCAAGAGTGTGGGAAATCGAGAAATCTTTGTAATTCAATCATGCTACAGCAATTTTTGTGGCCCCAAAATAGTGACTTCAGTGAAATATTTCAATTCTATTGATTGAATTATGAGTTTGGATGTAAAATTcccccaacttcattagtcttcCTAGATTTCTAGGTTTGAGtgtttggagtcaggcagacctgacTGTGAATCTTTCTCTGCCACTTTCTGGTTTCTGGTCCTTGGTAAAGTTACATTGCTCctgaagcctcagttttctcatctgcagaatgggaatCATGACACTTAGATAATATGGTGATTGTTTGGTTCAGGATAGGTCCTGGCACATAATTGGCACTTGGTAATTATGagtttttattgtctttctttccATTCCCTCTTTGTCTTGAAGTTTTTATTTGCACAATCAGAAGCTTGAGAGCGTGTGTGAAGTGTATGTGTTCTGGAGGGGTTGACATATGGATAAGGGTGAGAATACCTTCCAAATAGGCCCTAGGGTCAAAAGCAGAGCCTGACTCAGTTTTTACTTTAGTTCGTGTTGCTGGAAGAGGAGGCCTTTGTGTAATGGAGGTCCAGAGGCGTGGACACTTCCTACCTGCAGAAACAGGTTGTTGGTTTTCACTTGACAGGCCTGGGGACACCTCCAAGAAGCTGCAGTCAGAAGGTCCCCTCATTCCCTGGGCTCTCTTGGGAGGAGTAGCTGACATAGAGGAAGTCACAGCTGGCTGGAGCCTTTCTCCATTGAGATAGGATGCTCACATAGTCAACCTTCAGCTCCCTGGGAAGCAAATGGCGATATGAGGTTTCGCTCATCATGCTAGGTTGCGATTAGGTGTACCTTCGTCGAAGTTTCCTCAGTGATTCACTTTGTCACAAGTTCCTTGGGGCTTTCGGCTGTTTCAGCACGGATAGCGCACACCCAGGTGATCCACCAGGACTGGCCGCGACCAAGGCCGGGCCCAGGTGCCTGAAGGCCACGAGGCGACCCCCCGCCCAGCGCTGGCCCATCCACTGGCGCCTAGCGCTCGCCGTCTCCGCCTGTTGGGGCTTGTCCGATATCATACCAGTGCCACAGGGCTCCGTTGTGCGGGGGTGCCGCGGCTCCCCAGGGAGGCCGGGCCGGGGAGGCCGGGTTGCGCCGGCGGGCGCCGAGGCCACCTCCCTGAGGCAGGTCTGCTGGGCCGGGGCGCAGACACGGCGGCTCCGCCAGGCCCATTAATAACCCCGAGGGCGCTGCGATCCGACAGCGCGGTCGCCGCGGCCCTGCTTCCGGCGGCCGCCTGGCCTCTTCCCGCCGAGTGTGAGCGGAAGGACGGTGGGCGTCCACGGCCGCCCGGCCCGGAGGGTGGGGGTCCCCTTGAGCGTTGCCTGCTCTGGGGCACGTCGGAGAGCGGCGGCTTCACAACAGCTCTCGCTTAGTTTATAACGCAAGATAATCGCAGTTAGCCAGGGGATCAACCGTCTGGGCAGGAGTTGGGGCCCTCTCCATTGAACCATTATCCTGATCATTAAAGATCTATTATCCTGATCGTTAAACATGCTATtcctttctttttggtttctggGAAGAGCTTCCACACAAGCACAGTCACCCCCTAAACCCACTAGAACAGCCCCTcttccacccccatccccacctggctggagtGTCCAGAGCGAGCGCTACCGGGGTGCTCGAGGGACCTCAGCGCCAGCGCGCCCTCGGTGGCCGGCGTCTGGGGCTCGGGCTCCGCGGGGCCCAAGGCCGGCTCCGCCCTCCCCCGCAGGCGCTGGGCGGGGGTCCAGAGGAGTGGGAATGGCGCCCCGCGCCAGGCCGGTCGCCCACCTGCACAGGTGATTGTAAAGGTCTTTTCAATTAACTGTAAAAAGTGGAAAACCAAATACACCCAGGCCACCAATATAGAATCTCTCCGAGATACCAGATTGGGCAAGAGATGGGCTTTTCGTGGTACAGTGATAAACCCACTTTGAAACACCCGATAGAGATAGAGAACCCGCGGGAACAGGGGAGAGAGCCTGAGGGAACTAGAGACAGAAGGAAAgcgggagagaaagagagacagaggccGCGAGCAGAAGCCAAGAGCCATCGGTTCCGCAGAGACAGCAACGACGCCATCCGCACCCAGCTCGGAAGGCTTTTTGGGGCGCCCGGGGTCTCGACCCCGTACCAGGCGGATTTAGGTCCGGTGAATTCCTGGGGAGCGGCTCGGGTTCACCTCTCCCCTACTCCCAGTGGCTTTACCTTCCTCGCAGGTGGCTTACCAGGGCAGGGATGCTGTGGTCTCGGGGTTTACCCGAGGATGGGCCGCCGAGCGGCCAGGTtaaccctctctctttcctccctctcgCGTGTTTCCGGCAGGTTGCGACATGTGCGCGGACAACCGCAACGGCGAGTGCCCCATGCACGGGCCGCTGCACTCGCTGCGCCGGCTCGTGGGCACCAGCAGCGCCGCGGCCGCCGCGCCCCCGCCGGAGCTGCCCGAGTGGCTGCGGGACCTGCCGCGGGAGGTGTGCCTGTGCACCAGCACCGTGCCCGGCCTGGCCTACGGCATTTGCGCGGCACAGAGGATCCAGCAGGGCACCTGGATTGGGCCCTTCCAGGGCGTACTCCTGCCCCCGGAGAAGGTGCAGGCCGGCGCCGTAAGGAACACGCAGCATCTCTGGGAGGTAAGTCGCTTGCCGCCCAGCACCTTGCCATCCAACTAGAGCTTTGGCCGGCAAAGAGCGTGGTCCTTGGAGGGTGGCAACTGCGGGGAGAGCCTCCCTTGTCCCTTAGAGAGTAGTGAATAGATTTCTCTGGTCATGCAAATACCTGGTGTCTGCAGCACCTGTATTAAGGAGGTGCAGAGCAGGGCGTGGCACAACAGCAACCCAGCCAGAAAGACGAGGCTTAACAGGTTTCTGAAGATGGAGAGGTTTGTCACCTTAACAAACCTCTTATTCCAGCTGGGATGAATTTGACCTTTGGTCTCTCTGGATTTTGACAAAGGAGAAACCAGCTGAGGAGATAAAGCAGAGGAGGTTGGGCATTGGGGAGTAAGCTAGGTGAACTTTATGTTCTCTTCTAAGCTCTTCCAAGATGTTTTTGCACAGTGGGCAAGAAGGAACATAAGCATAGACAAGAGGAAGGAGAGTCAGGCTCATTTTCTCAGATGAAAACAAATTTGGAAGCACCTCGGAATGTGAGAGACTGCAACACGTTTCATAACTTTCAATGCCCGAAGTAAGCAAATTATATTGTGAATCAGAAATCAcaaattcttcttcttctctgaCAAAGTGCAGTTGTGCAGTGTTCAACAAGATAGAAAATCAAAACATAGGAAAACTCCAAGCACTTTGGTATAACCCAATTGATGATAATACCTCAATGGCCCAATCTTACttgatgctattttttaaaaataaacaacctaTTTGAAAAATGTTAACCTGAGCTTTCTCCCAAAGCTTCATGGTTAATTATTGAGGTCCACTCCCGAAGAGACAGACCCTTAGCCTAGGTAATCCCCCCACCAGTTTTAGCCACTTCCCACCCATAGAGAGTTATTTATGAAATACAAGATGCTAGAAGTCTTACCCTTAAGGGTAATATGTAAATCTGATTAGCTGCAGCCAGGCAATATAATGGAGTGGGAATAGCCAGAAAAGAAAGTTTCTTAAATGCCAGGGGCCAAGTTGGCATAGACCTTACGGCTCCATTAATGGGTCATTTCTACAGCACCTTGCCCCATACACTTGGCTCAGTGGCCTGTCAAGATGATCATTTTCACTGTGAGCTGCCTTGTAGTCATTACAACTCATGGGACTCAATAATCCACTCAAAGTTGCACTAAGCACTCTGGCCAGCACTCTTAGGCCCTGGAGATACAGTGTTGTGAAAAATAGACCTGGTCTCCAGAACTCTTATATGACTGTTGGTTATGGAGTGCTGAGGCCTGTGCCTGCAAAGCCTCCTTTGATGGGGGAGGAGCTAAGTGTATGAGCTCACAGCCCAGCAGCGCAAGAGGACCACATGGTGGCAAAGGGCTGCAACATACCTTAGTTATCTGCTGGTGCCCTGTGCCTAGGCCCCTAGGTTCCATTTCACTCCTAAACTATTGTTGGAAAACAGTTATACATTTTTAGGCTTTTGGGATAGGATTCTTGAATGAGGCAAAGAAAAGTTGAGCATATTTATGTTCCCAAatagtgctttttctttttttaaacagaaattttaatagggaaacagaggagaggaaaatggCTTGGTACATTCAAGCAGGTTAGAAGTTAGAACTTTTGGGTAGGAAAAACTGACAAGTGGGAAATAATCAAAGCATCTGGTTTTGAAATATTTCCTAGTTGGTTTTTGTTTCTGACTAATTAGTTGTAACCTCCAATGTGGTTTAAAGTTTATAAAACACTTCCAGGCACTTTTCATGTTTCAGTGGTGTTATTAGGAGCTCTAATACCATACAGTTAAAGGTCTGCCAGTGCTTTTCTGAGGAAACCATAAAGCAATTATTCAGTGGTACAGATTTGCTCTATCTGAAAATGTTAAAACTGAACACTATTATATTGCCCTCTGATGCCCCGGTTTAGTGCCCATATATTTTTAGAGTGCCAGAGGACAAAgccataaacatgaaaaaaatcccatagttcattatttttattttattcctaaaaGCTTTGGATGATTGGGATATTGGTGGGAGACCACTACACACAGggaatataatgatatatattaaTACTGAAAACTGTGGAACCTTTCTTTTGTACCTCTACTTGTACTTGATGAAGTTAAAATTCTGTTGTTGTAAAGAGACTGGGGAATttaattggttttttgtttttgttgttgttgatactTCAGTAGTTTAAGTGGGTTTTACCTGTTTTGGGGTATGTGAGTTGAGTGTGTTGGGGGATGTGTGCATAGAGTTGGTTCTGTGTTATAAAAAAGACTTGCTGGGGGTTTGCTTGAATGATCTACAGGTCACTACTCCTAATTCAGGACataatctgtttatttttatcatcTGTAGGAACAGTTAGAATAACATACATTTAGAGGATTGAAGGGATATTAAAATGCAGCCATGCAAAATGTATCAGTCTCCTGGGAGATGATATAAAATGTGATTGTCTGGGGCCAGGTAACTTAGTGCCAATGTccatttttaagataaaacactTACTTTAAtaggtttcatatttttattagtataattatttttaagatatgAAGTATgagtttatttgtaatttttaagcattatgatttattatttttatgaaacaTGACTATTTGAATTAAGTTACGTTTATAACAGAAGATTCCAAATGTTGGATTGTtccttaaattttattctttcctttcaaaCCTAAATTCTATTGtgaaaaaattttaatcattGTATTTTCTGTATTAAAAAGAATCAGTAAATAGAATACACTGTAGGTCTATAGGAAACTTTTGGCAATAATTGTTTAATGACTCATGTAAtaattatccatttttaaaacatattcttttAGATATCTTCCAGAATATCAGGTGGACATAAAGcagatctttaaaaaattaaaagcagttgAATCATGactctttcattttaaaagtcgACTGAAATCGTTTCTCTTCCTCACATTTTTTCAAGTCACTTGCTGATGAAGAAATGTCTTTATATTTAGAGTTCAATACTCAGGTCTTGATGGATCTTACCAGGGTTACTTATCTTTATTTCAGTACAATAAATGGATTGCTAATCTTTTCCCGTCACTGTTTCCAAGTAGATGATGGATTTTTGTTTCAGTTTACAGTTCATTGTTTTTAGTATGGTTATACTTTATTATACACATGAACGCTTATTACAGAAACAATCAGATTTACCTTAGTTACTCCTTTTGTTTAATCATTAAAAGCTctattttctttgtagaaaaatgactttttaatagTTAACATATATCAGCCATGGAGAGCTTGT is a genomic window containing:
- the PRDM6 gene encoding putative histone-lysine N-methyltransferase PRDM6, giving the protein MLKPGDPGGSAFLKVDPAYLQHWQQLFPHGGGPLKGGGAAGPLGAPQPLQPPPLPQERAEPPPDSLRPRPASLSSASSTPASSSTSASSASSCAAAAAAAALAGLSALPVAQLPVFAPLAAAAVAAEPLPPKDLCLGAASGPGPSKCGGGGGGGGGDGRGAPRFRCSAEELDYYLYGQQRMEIIPLNQHTSDPNNRCDMCADNRNGECPMHGPLHSLRRLVGTSSAAAAAPPPELPEWLRDLPREVCLCTSTVPGLAYGICAAQRIQQGTWIGPFQGVLLPPEKVQAGAVRNTQHLWEIYDQDGTLQHFIDGGEPSKSSWMRYIRCARHCGEQNLTVVQYRSNIFYRACIDIPRGTELLVWYNDSYTSFFGIPLQCIAQDENLNVPSTVMEAMCRQDTLQPSNKSSKLCPATQQRSVVFPQTPCSRNFSLLDKSGPIESGFNQINVKNQRVLASPTSTSQLHSEFSDWHLWKCGQCFKTFTQRILLQMHVCTQNPDRPYQCGHCSQSFSQPSELRNHVVTHSSDRPFKCGYCGRAFAGATTLNNHIRTHTGEKPFKCERCERSFTQATQLSRHQRMPNECKPITESPESIEVD